CAATCATCGGCGTCTCGGTGCCGGGTTGAAGCACACTGGCGCAGGTCAGATGCGAAATGTCGCCTGTGACCCTGAGTGATCCATGCGCGCCCCACCCCTTGGCGTGGACAACGCGCTCGGGAATCCGTTCGCGGTTCTGATGTGCCAGTTTCTCGATGAGTTGCCAGTCCTGGATCAGGACCGGGCCACGATCGCCGGCGGAGAGACTATTCTGGTTGTCAGCAACCGGCGCGCCGGCGGTGGTTGTGAGGCGTGGTGCCGAAGTGTCTTGGGGATGCATCATCAATCCTGTTCGTTCGAGCCACGCCGTATTCCGGCTTCTTGCGCGTGCCATCGCCTGATCGTGCTGGCACGCTGAAGGCTCGGTACAGAGCTGAGCATTGATTAGAATTCTAGCGAACGGATCGAGGGTCTATGTCGCCGAGCCTGCTGCAAAGATGCCGATCTTGCGATTTGGTTCCGAGGCCGGTCGGCCACAAACTGCATCCTTTGCGCTGCCCAATTGACAGTGCCCGGCCTGCGCCCGGGGGCGGCTTGTGCCAGGCCCTGAAGCAGCGGGCTCTGATATCAGCGCAAGAGTGGATGCGCAGAACCGTCCACGTAGGTCGACGTATGCTCGGGCATCTGCTTGCAGAGATTCCCGATTGGTCGAAGCCGACAGCGCGATCTCGTTGCTGACGATCGCCTGCTACACGAAATTGTGCTTTGAGGCCCATCTTTGGTCGATAGCGGCCCTCCGACGCCCAAGCAGGCGACCACGCGCTAAAGGTTTATCCCCACATAGCCAATTCTTGCCCACTCCTCGAACAATGCCCTGAGCAATCTTACCGTCAGGTCAGAGCGATTGACCGCCGCTCGGCTCGGCTTCTGCTTTTTTCTACAGATCGGCAATCTTGAGTTACATCCATCTCCTTTCTATAATGGCTGGAATAACATCCTTAAAATTATCCCGTGTGAGGAAGTCGTCGCGAGGAGGCTTAGCCGCCTCACAGGAGATGCGATATGGGATTACACGCGCATACTTCTTCCTCGCAACGGCATTGCGATGGGCCACCGGGGTCCTGTGTGCGAACACTGAATTCACCAGGCAGAGCCGCCGACCGCTTCGAAGTTGCGCGTCCGGCCGGGGATACACTGTGCACAGAACTGCCGACCATTGTCGTTGGTCGAGACTTGATCGACGGTGGCCGTCTACACCACGACCGCGATCATGGAGGCGCGGTAATCGCCCTGAAAGTCGGGCATTCGTCGAACCAAGTGCTTGCCAGGGTGTTCGCCAAACACATGCGCGCCACGCCGTCCGAATTTTGGCGAGCGATGTGCGAATTTGTTTCCCATCGAACAATTTTCACGCGCATCCCACTCTGCAGGGACGCCGATGACCGTGCATGACCATACTTCATTCGCCCAGTGGCACAGCAAGGGCCGACACGCGTCTTACGTGCGGGCCAGGAAATCATCCGGTGGCGTCCTGGATCTGCTGGAGGTGTTGCGACCGGCCGGGGACATGTCCCGCCCGGCCTTGCCGGACATTGTCCTGATAGAGGACATGCTGGGCTGCAAGCGAGTTGTGGCGGACTTGGGGGGAGGTCGCTTCGATGTGGCGACCAGAAAGGGCACACTCGCCCTCGCTGCGCCGAACTTCGCGACCACAGTGGTCAATGATGAGCGCCACCGGCTTCGCAGCTTGGCCTTCCCTCTGGCGCAGTGGGAAAGCGTGCTTGACGAGGCGGCCGGCGGCAAATTCTCGTTCGACACGTCCTTCGTCTTCGGCCGATTGTCCGACTCGCCGGTTATCCGGTCGGCGCTGCGGAACCTTTGGGCGCTCAGCGATGACGAAGGGGCGCCGTCGCGACTACTGGCGCGAGCGGCAGGCTGCGAGATCCTGGCCGAACTGTGTCGCCTGGGCGGCGCGCCGTTCACACCGGTCAAGGGCGGCCTTGCCACTTGGGTCGAGCGGCGCGCTCTGGAGCTGATGCAAGCGCGGCTTGCTGAAGACATCAGCCTAGACGAACTGGCTGCCGAGGCCGGGCTGTCGCCTTTCCATTTTGCGCGCATGTTCAAGCAGAGCGTGGGCGTGCCGCCGCGGGTCTACCTGACGCGTTTGCGGGTGGAGAAAGCCTGCGACCTCCTCGAACATTCTGACCTTCCGATCACTGCGATCGCCCTGGAAGTCGGGTACTCGTCGAACCAGGTTCTTGCCCGGGTGTTCGCCAAGCACATGCGCGTCACGCGGTCCGACTATCGTCGCGCGGTGCGTGATCCGCGGCGCCAGATCTCGCTTCAAATGAGACGTGGAGCACCTTCAACGCCTGAGATTAGGCAGTGACCGTGCATGTCAATTCAGCTTCCGCCCGGTGGTACAGTGAAGGCCACTGCGGATATCACCTTCGCACGATTAAGTCCTCGGGTGGAATCCTCGATCTGCTTGAGATTGAGCGACCGGGAGGGAACATGTCTCGTGCAGGCCTGCCGGATCTCGTACTGGTCCAGGACATGCAAGGCGGTAGCCGTATCAGCGGCAACCTGGGAGGAGGGAGCTTCGACGTGATGAGTGAAAACGGCGCACTGTTTCTGGGTGCGCCGAACTTCGCCCTTACCTCCAACGCCGACATCGGCCATCGGATGCGTGCCGTGGCATTTCCTGTGGCGCAGTGGCACAAGATGCTGGACGAAGCCGTCGACGGCCCGTTTTCTTTCGACCTTGCCCGTGTCTATGACGGGATGTTCGACTCGCCTGAGATCCGGTCGGCGCTGGGGACTTTATGGGCTCTTATCAAGGAGGAGGGTACACCGTCGCGATTGCTGGCGCGCGCGGCAGGCTGTGAGATTCTGGCCGAACTCTGCCGGTTGGGCGGGGCACCGTTAACGCCGTCAAAAGGGGGGCTTGCCCCCTGGGCCGAGCGGCGCTGTCTCGAACTGATACGTGCGCGGCTCACGGAAGACATCAGTCTCGATGAACTGGCGGCCGAGGCGCGCCTCTCGCCCTACCATTTCGCCCGCATGTTCAAGAAGAGCCTTGGCTTGCCACCCCGGCTCTACCTGACGCGACTGCGCGTGGAGAAAGCCTGCGAACTCCTCGAACATTCGAACCATCCAATCACGGAAATAGCCCTGGAAGTTGGGTACTCGTCGAACCAGGTTCTTGCCCGTGTATTCGCCAAGCACATCGGCGTCACGCCATCCGAATTTCGCCGCGCGGTGCGCGATCCGGCTCGCCCATCAAGCTCTTTTTCAGCGCGTCCCACTCCGGTGAGACAGCCATGACTGTCCATACCAGTTCCTCAGTCGCGCAGTTGCATAGCAAATGCCGACATGAGTCCTACTTGCACGCGATAAAATCCCCGGGCGGGGTCCTTGATATGCTTGAGGTGGCGCAACCCGCCGGGGATATGACGCGCCCATCCCTTCCAGATATTGTTCTATATGAGGACAGGCTTGGCAATGGTCGTGTAAGGTCAGACTTGGGAGGAGGGCGCTTTGATGTAATAAGCGAGAAGGGACTCCTCAATCTAGCTGCGCCGAACTTTGCCACCACGGCAATCATGGAGGCAAGCCATAAGGTGCGCAGTCTAGTGTTTCCCTTGGCGAAGTGGCAGGATCTCGTCAACGAAGCGGCCGATGGGCGGTTTTCCTTCGATACCTCATTGAACTATGGCCGAGTGTTCGATTCGCCGCCGATCCGGTCGGCGCTGCGGAGCCTTTGGGCGCTCTGCGAAGACGAAGGTGCGCCATCGCGTCTTTGGGTGCGGGCTGCAGGCTGCGAGATCCTGGCCGAACTCTGTCGCCTGGGCGGCGCGCCGTTCACACCGGTCAAGGGCGGCCTTGCCCCTTGGGTCGAGCGGCGCGCACTGGACCTGATGCGTGCGCGGCTCTCGGAAGACATCAGCCTCGACGAACTGGCTGCCGAGGCGCGGCTTTCACCCTACCACTTCGCCCGCATGTTCAAAAAGAGCTTCGGCGTGCCACCCCGGGTCTACCTGACGCGACTGCGTGTGGAGAAAGCCTGCGACCTCCTCGAACATTCGGACCTTTCCATCACGAAAATCGCCCTGGATGTCGGATACTCGTCGAACCAGGTGCTTGCCCGGGTGTTCGCAAAGCACATGCGCGTCACGCCATCCGACTATCGTCGCGCCGTTCGCGATCCGAAGCGATCTTTCGCGCCTTAGTGAAATTCGAGCGCGTGGGCAGACGGCCGGGTTCGCGGCACTGGAGCCGGCGGGCTCAAAGGGATGTGGTTCAGTCCCGGGCAATTATTCAACCTGCGCCAATCAGCGTGATGGCGCCGGCTTCGGATGGTGGCTCGCTGAAAGGCCTGTGTCAGGCCGTTCTATGTCGCCTTCGGGTCAGGCATCCCAACTGTCTCTCCGTCCGACAGATTTTGTCGGAGCCACTCTGCCGCCTCCGTGACATCGGCGCCGGACAACGCATGATTGGCCGAAAGCGTGCGGGCGTCGACATTCGCCCCGCGTGCGCGCAGGCCGTCTGCTGGCGATGACCCGGATCGGACGAAGCGGTCATCACGTCCATCGAGCAGCAGCACGCGCGTTCCCGCGAGATCCGCTGCCTCAGGTGGCTCCATCATCTGCATGCCGCGCATCAAGATCGCGTGGCGCACGACACCGGGACGCAACTGGATGACGGCAGCGAGCAGGTTTGCGCCATTGGAATAGCCAAGAAAGACAAGCCTCTGTCGGTCCAGCCCGTATGCGCTGATGGCGGCTTCGACGAAGGCTGCGAAGGCTTCCGCCTCGCCGCGGAGATCCGCCTGATCGACCGTCGTGGCGTCGATCCGGCGGAACCAGCGATTGGATCCGTCCTCGGTCGCCCGGCTGCGCACCCCTAGGAGCGTTGCGTGCGGTGCCATGCGGCGCGCGATCGGCATCAGGTCGGCTTCGTGCCCGCCGCTGCCATGCAGTAGCACCAAAGTCGTGCCATCTGGGTGCTCCGGCCGGTTGAACCGGTGGATGAAGGGGAGGTCGCGCGCGGGAAAGCGCTCTTCGCCAGGCAGAGCGAACTGCGGCAGCATTGCTCTGAGATCTTCCGCCCGGGCGGCATCCTGTGGCGGCAGGAACAAGGTCTGGCCCAGCTCCCCCTGCGCTTCGTCTACGGTCATTCCCGGCCCATCGGTCGCGAATTCCATGAGAATTCCGGCAGGATCACGAACATAGAGCGACAGGAAATACTTCCTGTCATGAACCTCGGTCGGTCCATGGCTTCTCAGCGACAACCGCATTGACCTTACCGCATCGGCATCCTGCGCGCGGAAAGCCATATGGTCCGGAACGCCGGCGCCCGGCACAGAGGGCACAAAGCCCGACACATCCCTCACGTCGACGACGTCTGTCTCGGACATCATGCGCTGTGTGAGGCCTTGGCGCTCTCCGTACCTGTAGCCGAAGCGGGTCACGAACTCTGCGGTTTCCACCGCCTTGTCGGTCAAGACGGTCACACCCCGCAGCCGGGTCGGTGCGCCCGCAAGCGGCGCTGGCGTCGGCATGTCGATACCCACCAGTTTCACGATCAGCCCGTCGGGATCTTTCAGCCGCAAAACCGGCTCGCCGAACTCGCGGAAGGGGCCCTCAATTGGGACATGAGCCGCAAGCGCTTTTGTCAGCCAGTCGCCGACGGAGGCCGGCGCAACCGCAAGCGCCACCTCCGAGACCTGTCCGATACCGGTACGGCCTCGGCCGGCGGCTTCCCACACAAGGAAGGTCAGCAGCGATCCGGGGCTGCCGATGCCGTCCCCGTAGAGCAGGTGCAGTTGTTCCGCATCCGCGTATCCGCCGGTCCGCTTAACGAGCTTGAGGCCCAGGAAACCGACGTAGAAGTCGACGTTGTCCTGCACGTTGGCGGTAATGCCGGTGACGTGGTGAAGGCCGGTTGCCGTTCCGTCCAGGGCAATCGCGGTCAATTGCCGGCCTCGCTGTCAAGGCCATTCCGTACTGCCGGATCGGCAGCTAACCTGTCATGTAACGTCTGCACGTTGGGGTACTCCTTCGCCGCATCAGGGTAACAAAACCACACGCCCCAGAACGGGATTCTCTTCGGCATAGGCATGCGCAGCCGCGGCATCGGCAAGGCTGAACGTTCTGTCGATGAGAACTTCGAGTGTGCCTGCGGCTGCCTTTTCAAGCATGCTGGCAATTGACTTGTGGATGTCCGGCTTTTCGAGTTGGGTGCCCATGAACACCCCCAAGAGCGACTGGTTTGCCTGGAGTGCCGGCCAGAGGTCGAGCTCAAGGGACGACCGCCCCGCATTGCCGACGAAAACCAGACGTCCCTCTAATCGCAGCGACGCCAGTGAGTCCGTCAACGTGGAACCCACAGGATCCACGACAAGGTCCACACCCCGTCCCGCCGTCAACCGCATGATCTCTTCCGGTACATTGACCATGCGATAGTCGATCGGGTGTGTAAGACCGAGGGTCGCCAAACGCGCCGCCCGTTCCGCGCCGGAGACCGTGGCAATCACCGTTGCCCCGTGCCGATGGGCCAGTTGGATAGCGGCGGCGCCAACTCCGCCGGCGCCGCTCTGAATGAGAACTGTCTCTCCTTCAACCAGACCTCCTCTTGAAAAGAGAGAGTGGAAGGCTGCGCCAAAGGAAATCGGCAAAGCGGCGGCCGCGGAGATTGCCAGGCCCCCGGGCACGATCCAAGTTCTGGTCGCTTTGACTGCCCGCAGCTCTGCATGTGATCCGCTCATGTCGAAGCTCGTGACCTTCTGGCCGATAAAGCGGTCCTCAACATCCGCGCCGACGGCGATGATCTCGCCCGCGGCTGCATATCCCAGAATGTGTTTCGGTGCGGGAGGTGGGGTCGATGCCCGGTGGATGAGATCGCCACCTTCAATGGAAATAGCTTCGACCTTGATCAAAACTCCGTCGCGAGCACAGGAAGGGTCGGGAGCGTCCTCATAGTGCAGGACGTCCGGATCGCCCGGAGCGTTTTGGATGGCTGCCTTCATTTGTTGTCTTGGCGCCTCTTTTTTTCGGCCCCATCGTTGCGTTCCCTTTTGTCCGCGCCCCTGGACAGTCCGAAGGGAACCGGCAAGTCATTCGGCGGGTGGGAGTGTCGCAGTGCCACCGGTTTCTTGAAGCGCCTCTGCCGCACCCTTGGCCGCGGCATCGATCACATCCGCGACTGCCTCCGGCCGTGTCAGGAACACGACATGGCTTCCGGGCACCTCGGTCGTTTCGGCACCAATACGGCTGGCAGTGCTGCGCAGAAGATCGGGGGCAATGGCACCATCTTCCGTGGCAACGACGTACCAGCTTGGCTTGTTCATCCAGGCGGCGACGGTCACCGGGGCTGCGAGTGCGGCCATTGATATCGGAACCTGCGCATCCCGCAGGAACGCCGCATCGGCCTCGTCGGCGTCGCCGGCAAAGCCCGCGCGGAACAGGTCTGAATTAAGGTAGGCGAACCCGTCGGACTGTTCTTCGGGCACGAAGTTCGGCGGCGGCGGGATTTCGGCATACTGGTCAAGTGTTGACTGGCCGATCTCGGGTGCAAACGCCGCTACGTAGACAAGCCCCGCGACGATCGGATCGACGCCGGCCTCGGTGATGACGCTGCCGCCATACGAATGACCCACCAGGATCACCGGGCCGTCTTGCCGGTTCAGGACCCGCCGGGTCGCCGCGACATCGTCGGCGAAGGAGGTCAGCGGGTTTTGAACGATGCTCACGGCATAGCCGCGCGCGGTCAGGTTGTCGTAAACCCCGCGCCACCCGGACCCGTCGGCGAAAGCACCGTGGACAAGTACGATGTTGCGAATAGGTTCGGCATGGGCGTCGGTGCCGAAGGCGACGCCGCCCGCGACCGCTGCGGCGGCCATGGTTTTCAAGGTAGTGTTCATTGCCGTTTTTCCTTCTAATCTGGAAGGGTGGGGCGCGACTGTCACCACGGGTCGCCGAGACGCGGCACATGCCGGTGACCCGACAAAGGTGGAAAACGTCCTGCTCAATCCTTCAAAAGCCCGATGTTTGATACGCATCGCGGAACCCGCTTCCTGAGAGAGACACTAGCGCGCGGCCAGGAATTCTGCGGCGCTGAAGCTGCCGTTGGGGTGCCGATCTTGCGGATCAATAACCCCCAGGATGGGAAGGATTTGCTACGTCTGTCGATCTTGTTGGTTCGGCCCAACGGTTCGTGGCTACCGGATCGCCGGCCGCATTCTTCGGCAGACGCCGGCGGAACGTCGCAAGCAGGGATACCCCGTCTCCGGCAACCGCGACGAAAAGTGTCGTGGCAACGCTGGTGCTGGTGGCACGCGACATTGAAAGCGGCATGAGCCGCGAGCATCGGGACGACTTGCCAGAGAATTGGGAGGCCGGACGGCAAGCCGGAGTTGCCCGGCGAAGCTCCGTTCCGTTCAGGCGTGCAACGGCCAGCATCGGCGTAATCTTTGATAAACAACCTGCCCGAACGTGCTCTTCTTCCTCACGGTAGCGGAGTGAAGCTCATGCGCGGCGCACAACGGTGCCCGGGTTGCTGTCTCGCTTGGGTCCAGCAGCGCACCCGTCCGGCCACTCAAGGCCGGGAAACCGGCACCGCCCAACGGGATGGTGCGTGATCCGCGGTAATCCTGAAACGGGGGACTTCTGCTCTGCAGTCAGGAGAAGGTTTCGGGCAAAACGTATCGTTCAAGAACTCGCGCAGGGACACGGGGCAAAGGAAGCAAGAACGGCACCGGCTCGGCAGGTTCTGCAACGCAGCATTTTCGGCCACTCGCTAGTTTCCATGGGACATTCCAGACTTCTCTCGAGACCAAGGAACTTGAGATGGCTCTCCGCAACGGCCTTGCCTCCCTCCTTCGCCCCGAAGATTCCGTTCTGGTCCTGATCGACCATCAACCTTACCAACTGGCGAACCTGAACAGCCACGACCCGCATATGGTCGTCAACAACTCGGCCGCGCTGGCGAAGGCCGCCAAGGTGTTCGGCGTGCCCACCATCCTGACCAGCGTCGTCGAGGCTCGCGGCGGTCACATCTTTCCGCAGATCACCGAGGTTTTTCCGGACCAGGAGGTGATCGACCGGACGCTGATCAACACCTGGGAGGACCCCAAGGTGGTCGACGTGGTCAAGGCGACAGGCCGCAAGCAACTGGTCCTGGCCGGCCTATGGACCGAGGTCTGCGTCGCGATGCCGGCCATCCAGGCGGCCGGCGAAGGTTGGGATGTGACAGTCGTCACCGATGCGTCCGGCGCCGTGTCGACAGAGGCGCATGAGATCGCCATCCAGCGCATGATCGCGGCCGGCGTGAACATGATCACCTGGATGGCGCTGGCGGCGGAATGGCAGCGCGACTGGGCGCGGGCCAAGACCGCCGGGCCGCTCAACGAGGTGGTCATCCAGCATGCCGCTGGCAGCGGCATCGCCTATCTGTGGGAGCAGCAGCTGCTCAATACGCCGCTGCCGAACCCGGCGGGCTGATCGGCCTGGATGGCGACGCGGGCCTCGGGGCATTCCTGGAACCGGCTTGGCCTCGTCATCCATGGCACTGCCCAAAGCTGCGGCGAAGGAGGGACCGATGGATTTCGAGAAACTCATGCAGGCCAACCTCGATTTGGTGTTCGGCGAACATGACTCTGCACGGCGCATCGCGGCGATCCGCGACATCTACCATGAGGACGCGGAGCTTCACGAACCCGACCGTTCGGTCCGTGGGCACGAAGCAATCTCGCAGGCTGTGACCGATCTTCAGGGGCATCTGCCTGCGGGTTTCGTGTTCACCGCGGTCAGGCCGGCATCGGGCCACAACGGCGTCGGTCGCCTGCAGTGGGGCGCCGGCCCGGCCGGGGGGCCGTTTGCGGTCACGGGGACCGATGTCGCGCATGTCGATGGCGGACTGATCCGGACCCTGCATGTTTTCCTCGATCAACCGGACCCTTGAATAGCGGCGCGTCCAGAACGGAAAGCGCGCGGACAACCGTTCCTCCAGAGCCTCAGTCGGATTGAAGGAGCTGCTGCAATGACCGAACATGGCTTTCCCGTGGGGCTGGAGATGGATGTCTCCTATCCGGATTTCCAAGTCAGCCTGACGCTCCTGTCCACCGAGCAATTGCGGTTCGAGATCAAGGAAGGGCCGTTCGCCCGGACGGAGACCGTCGACATCCAGGTCGTACCGATCGGCAATGGCATCTTCGCCGTAAGCTGGCAGGAGGAAAGCGACGCGACGGTCACCAACGTTCAGGACTACGATCACGGCGTTGTCTTCTCGTTCGCGACCCTGCCCGGCGGGCAATTCCTGCGAATGACCGGGACGATGACGATCACTCGGCCGGCGCATCGCATTTCCGACGATCGGCCGCGGCGCAACAAGGAACTCGTCCTCGAGGCGATGACATCGCTCTTCCAGAATCATGACGCGTCGGCGGTGGAACGGCTCTACGCGCGGGACTACATCCAGCACAACCCGAACATTCCCCAGGGCCGCGAAGCATTGCAGGCGCTCGTCGCCGGCCTGGCGGAGCACGTCTTCTACGAGCCCGGACTGATCGTCGCCGAAGGCGATCTCGTCGCCATACACGGCCGCATTCGCGGCTGGGCGGACGAACCGCTGATCGCAGTCGATATCTTTCGGGTCGAGGATGGCAGGCTGGCCGAACACTGGGACGTGTTGCAGAGCGAAACGGCAGCAACGGCGGCCGACAGCGGTGTTTCGATGTTTGACCCGGAGGAAGGCGCACGCCGTGCTCACCCCGAACCGGCGTGGTCGCGAGCGACCCGGCCCGACCCGCTCCACCGGGATCGACAATGACTTGCGACGATCCATGCTCGACAGCTCGTCGACAGTCTCAAGCCCATCCTTCCCGACCTGGCGACAGGGCAGCCTCCCTCGGCAGCCGATCGCATGTCGGACCTTTTTGAGGAGATCGGGGCCGCTGACCATGCCGGGCTCGGTGTCTTGGGCATCGGCGAGCCTCATCGCGCCGAAATGCCGATTTCGCGACTGGCATCATTCCAGCCGCCGCTGCGGCCCGGACCAGCAACATCTTATCGGAGAACGAAGTCATGAAAGTCGTAATGATTCTGACGTCGCATGACCGGCTCGGCGACACCGGCCGCAAGACCGGTTTCTGGCTCGAAGAGCTGGCCGCGCCCTATTATGTTTTCAAGGAAGCTGGCTACGAGATCACGCTCGCGTCGCCGGACGGCGGCCAGCCGCCGCTTGATCCCAAAAGCAACGAGCCCAACTTCCAGACCGAGGACACGCGCCGCTTCGAGGCCGACGCTGAGGCGCGGGAAGCGCTGGCGAATACCGTGAAGCTCGCCGACATATCCCAGGCTGATTTTGATACGGTCTTTTATCCTGGCGGCCACGGCCCGATGTGGGATCTCGCCGAAAGCCCGGTTTCGGCGGCGCTGATCGAAAGCTTCCTTGCCGCGGACAAGCCGGTCGCGCTGGTGTGCCACGCGCCGGGCGTACTCCGTCACGTCAAGACGCCGAACGGCCGTCCGCTCGTCGAAGGAAAGAAGGTCACCGGCTTCACCAACAGCGAGGAGGCCGCCGTCGGCCTGACGGAAGTCGTGCCGTTCCTCGTCGAGGACGAGTTGCAGGCCAAGGGCGGCATCTATTCGAAGGGTCCTGACTGGAGTTCGTACTTCGTGCAGGACGGCCTGTTGATCACCGGCCAGAACCCGGCCTCGTCCGCCGCCGCCGCCCGGCGCCTCGTCGAGGAACTCCGAGCGTCGAAATGAGCGGCTGCGTGGTCTTCGTCCGTGACCACGGTTACCGACGAGCAGGCGCTCGATCGCGACCGGGAGCGGACGCCGGCCGCGTGCGACGCGCACCCGCTAGAACTGCTGGCCTTCTGCGGTCCTCACGAGGCGCTCGAGGGCGAGCCGGTCGACGGGGTTGCGATCGTGCGCTTCCCACGATGGAGAAAAAGCATGAAGGTATTCATCGTTGGTATCGGCGGCGGCGTCGGCCGTCGTGTCGGGGAGCAACTCGCCGCGGCGGGTGACGAACCCACCGGTCTTGTACGTCAGCAGCGTCAGGTCGAGGCGCTGGCATCCCTCGGCATCAAGACCAAGTTCGGCGACCTCGTCGCGATGTCGGTCGATGAGCTCGCCGACGCGGTGCACGGCGCCGACGCGGTCGTCTTCAGCGCCGGCGCCGGCGGCAAGGACGGCGACGATGCGACGACCCGCATCGATGGCGATGGGCCGGGCAAGCTCGCAGAGGCGGCAGCGCTCGCCGGCGTGCGAAGGTTCATACTCGTCTCCGTCTTCCCCGAAGCTTGGCGCGAGCGGCGCATGGACGCTTCGTTCGAGCATTACATGGTTCAGAAGAAGCGGGCGGAAATCGCGCTCGTTCAGACAGATCTCGACTGGCTGATCGTCCGCCCCTCTGCGCTTCTCAACGATCCGGGGACGGGCCGGGTCGATCTTGGTCTCGCCAAGGTCCACGAGCAGATCACGCGCGACGACGTCGCAACCACGGTCGTCGCGCTGCTCAAATCGTCCGACCTGAGCCGCCTGATCCTGGAGGTGACTGGCGGGGAAGTACCTATCGCCGAGGCGGTAGCGGCTGTCCGAGAAGCCACTGCGCCGTGCGGCTCCGAGCAAGCGTGACACGTCAATGCGCGCTTATCACACAGGGCACTCCCGTCGATCGGTGATCGCGATGCTCGCAGGAACGGCGATGATCGCCGTTATGGCGGGGCCCTGATATGGCGCAGATGAGAGCTCGGCGGCCGAGGCTTGAACCTGTAGAGGTGTTGGCGAAGGTCACTGCAGCGCTATGGAGCAGACGGGATCGCCCACCGCTCGTCTCTGGTTGGATGGCTCAACCGCATGTGCCTGAGAAAACCCGTGCGGGGACCTGGTTCCAGGAGTCCCCGGCCTCCAGTGCAATGTACGTGATAGGAAGGTTCGTCTGACCGTTCATGATCACCGCACGCTCCGTCGGTACCAACAACTGGAGAGTTCAAGCTGTGCCCAAAGGATCGGACATTCTTGTCGCCGCGCTGGAGAACGAAGGCGTGGAGCGCATCTTCGGCGTGCCGGGCGAGGAGAACCTCGACCTCCTCGACTCGGTGCGAACCTCCGGCATCGAACTCGTTGTGACCCGTCACGAGCAGGCCGCGGCCTTCATGGCCGCGACGCATGGACGGCTGACGGGCAGGCCTGGCGTCTGCCTGGCC
The DNA window shown above is from Amorphus orientalis and carries:
- a CDS encoding nuclear transport factor 2 family protein is translated as MDFEKLMQANLDLVFGEHDSARRIAAIRDIYHEDAELHEPDRSVRGHEAISQAVTDLQGHLPAGFVFTAVRPASGHNGVGRLQWGAGPAGGPFAVTGTDVAHVDGGLIRTLHVFLDQPDP
- a CDS encoding hydrolase — protein: MALRNGLASLLRPEDSVLVLIDHQPYQLANLNSHDPHMVVNNSAALAKAAKVFGVPTILTSVVEARGGHIFPQITEVFPDQEVIDRTLINTWEDPKVVDVVKATGRKQLVLAGLWTEVCVAMPAIQAAGEGWDVTVVTDASGAVSTEAHEIAIQRMIAAGVNMITWMALAAEWQRDWARAKTAGPLNEVVIQHAAGSGIAYLWEQQLLNTPLPNPAG
- a CDS encoding VOC family protein — translated: MTAIALDGTATGLHHVTGITANVQDNVDFYVGFLGLKLVKRTGGYADAEQLHLLYGDGIGSPGSLLTFLVWEAAGRGRTGIGQVSEVALAVAPASVGDWLTKALAAHVPIEGPFREFGEPVLRLKDPDGLIVKLVGIDMPTPAPLAGAPTRLRGVTVLTDKAVETAEFVTRFGYRYGERQGLTQRMMSETDVVDVRDVSGFVPSVPGAGVPDHMAFRAQDADAVRSMRLSLRSHGPTEVHDRKYFLSLYVRDPAGILMEFATDGPGMTVDEAQGELGQTLFLPPQDAARAEDLRAMLPQFALPGEERFPARDLPFIHRFNRPEHPDGTTLVLLHGSGGHEADLMPIARRMAPHATLLGVRSRATEDGSNRWFRRIDATTVDQADLRGEAEAFAAFVEAAISAYGLDRQRLVFLGYSNGANLLAAVIQLRPGVVRHAILMRGMQMMEPPEAADLAGTRVLLLDGRDDRFVRSGSSPADGLRARGANVDARTLSANHALSGADVTEAAEWLRQNLSDGETVGMPDPKAT
- a CDS encoding helix-turn-helix domain-containing protein; its protein translation is MTVHTSSSVAQLHSKCRHESYLHAIKSPGGVLDMLEVAQPAGDMTRPSLPDIVLYEDRLGNGRVRSDLGGGRFDVISEKGLLNLAAPNFATTAIMEASHKVRSLVFPLAKWQDLVNEAADGRFSFDTSLNYGRVFDSPPIRSALRSLWALCEDEGAPSRLWVRAAGCEILAELCRLGGAPFTPVKGGLAPWVERRALDLMRARLSEDISLDELAAEARLSPYHFARMFKKSFGVPPRVYLTRLRVEKACDLLEHSDLSITKIALDVGYSSNQVLARVFAKHMRVTPSDYRRAVRDPKRSFAP
- a CDS encoding AraC family transcriptional regulator, which translates into the protein MSRAGLPDLVLVQDMQGGSRISGNLGGGSFDVMSENGALFLGAPNFALTSNADIGHRMRAVAFPVAQWHKMLDEAVDGPFSFDLARVYDGMFDSPEIRSALGTLWALIKEEGTPSRLLARAAGCEILAELCRLGGAPLTPSKGGLAPWAERRCLELIRARLTEDISLDELAAEARLSPYHFARMFKKSLGLPPRLYLTRLRVEKACELLEHSNHPITEIALEVGYSSNQVLARVFAKHIGVTPSEFRRAVRDPARPSSSFSARPTPVRQP
- a CDS encoding alpha/beta fold hydrolase, producing the protein MNTTLKTMAAAAVAGGVAFGTDAHAEPIRNIVLVHGAFADGSGWRGVYDNLTARGYAVSIVQNPLTSFADDVAATRRVLNRQDGPVILVGHSYGGSVITEAGVDPIVAGLVYVAAFAPEIGQSTLDQYAEIPPPPNFVPEEQSDGFAYLNSDLFRAGFAGDADEADAAFLRDAQVPISMAALAAPVTVAAWMNKPSWYVVATEDGAIAPDLLRSTASRIGAETTEVPGSHVVFLTRPEAVADVIDAAAKGAAEALQETGGTATLPPAE
- a CDS encoding quinone oxidoreductase family protein codes for the protein MKAAIQNAPGDPDVLHYEDAPDPSCARDGVLIKVEAISIEGGDLIHRASTPPPAPKHILGYAAAGEIIAVGADVEDRFIGQKVTSFDMSGSHAELRAVKATRTWIVPGGLAISAAAALPISFGAAFHSLFSRGGLVEGETVLIQSGAGGVGAAAIQLAHRHGATVIATVSGAERAARLATLGLTHPIDYRMVNVPEEIMRLTAGRGVDLVVDPVGSTLTDSLASLRLEGRLVFVGNAGRSSLELDLWPALQANQSLLGVFMGTQLEKPDIHKSIASMLEKAAAGTLEVLIDRTFSLADAAAAHAYAEENPVLGRVVLLP
- a CDS encoding helix-turn-helix domain-containing protein, with product MTVHDHTSFAQWHSKGRHASYVRARKSSGGVLDLLEVLRPAGDMSRPALPDIVLIEDMLGCKRVVADLGGGRFDVATRKGTLALAAPNFATTVVNDERHRLRSLAFPLAQWESVLDEAAGGKFSFDTSFVFGRLSDSPVIRSALRNLWALSDDEGAPSRLLARAAGCEILAELCRLGGAPFTPVKGGLATWVERRALELMQARLAEDISLDELAAEAGLSPFHFARMFKQSVGVPPRVYLTRLRVEKACDLLEHSDLPITAIALEVGYSSNQVLARVFAKHMRVTRSDYRRAVRDPRRQISLQMRRGAPSTPEIRQ